The proteins below are encoded in one region of Apium graveolens cultivar Ventura chromosome 4, ASM990537v1, whole genome shotgun sequence:
- the LOC141719076 gene encoding uridine/cytidine kinase UKL1, chloroplastic-like, which translates to MISGKSMENVMRACCKGIKTGKILIHRDGDNGKQLIYEKLPKDISERHVLLLDLVLGTGNSANQAIELLIQKGVPESHIIFLNLISAPEGIHCVSKRFPTLKIVTSEIDVALNEQFRVIPGMGEFRDRYFGTDD; encoded by the exons ATGATATC TGGTAAAAGCATGGAGAACGTTATGCGTGCTTGTTGCAAAGGAATAAAGACTGGGAAAATTCTAATCCATCGTGATGGTGATAATGGTAAACAG CTTATATATGAAAAACTTCCAAAAGATATCTCAGAACGACATGTCTTGCTCTTGGATCTAGTTCTTGGAACTG GCAACTCAGCCAACCAGGCGATTGAATTACTCATACAGAAGGGAGTACCGGAATCCCATATTATATTTCTTAATCTTATATCT GCTCCTGAAGGAATACATTGTGTCAGCAAGAGGTTCCCAACACTTAAAATAGTTACTTCAGAGATTGATGTAGCATTAAATGAACAGTTTCGTGTAATACCGGGTATGGGGGAGTTTAGAGATCGTTACTTTGGTACCGATGATTGA
- the LOC141719077 gene encoding uncharacterized protein LOC141719077 encodes MRKDCLTLRPPPSRISRAASNRPPAARTFNMTIQDTVQNTDVIADSLLLNSERANILFDSRVAKSFISRNFAKKLNLNAIPLREVLRVEIANREIIPVNQVHLKCKLKLEGKFFEVNLILFALGEFNMILGMVWLSSNGTQIYCEQKKVSIRVQNGKKIVFKGQRQTQKFLTMIQAKRLLKKGNEAYFSYVMETKKEVPQIQDIPIVNEFEDVFPENLLGLPPDRKIEFAIELAPRTAPISKAPYRLALVEIKKLAKNQIG; translated from the coding sequence ATGAGGAAGGATTGTCTGACACTAAGGCCCCCACCATCCAGGATAAGCAGAGCTGCATctaaccgacccccagctgctaggactttcaacatgaccaTTCAGGACACTGTCCAGAACACTGATGTGATAGCAGATAGccttctgttaaattccgaacgtgcaaatattttatttgattccAGAGTGgccaagtcttttatatctcgaAATTTTGCTAAGAAGTTAAATCTTAATGCTATACCtttacgtgaggtattacgagtggaaatagcgAACCGAGAAATcatccctgtaaatcaagtacaccttAAATGCAAGTTAAAACTAGAAGGGAAATTCTTTGAGGTTAACTTAATCctatttgcgttaggagaatttaaTATGATCCTAGGAATGGTatggttatccagtaatggaacGCAGATATACTGTGAGCAAAAGAAGGTAAGTATAAGAGTGCAAAACGGAAAGAAgatagtgtttaaaggtcaacgacaaaCCCAAAAATTTCTAACCATGATTCAGGCTaagagattgttaaagaaaggtaatgAGGCCTACTTTTCTTATGTGATGGAAACTAAGAAGGAAGTTCCCCAaatacaggacatacccatagtaaatgaattcgaggatgtgttccCAGAGAACTTATTAGGATTGCCACCCGACAGAaaaatagaattcgctatagaattagcaccaagGACGGCACCAATATCTAAGGCCCCCTATCGACTGGCCCTAGTTGAGATAAAGAAACTAGCTAAAAATCAAATCGGATGA